The region TTACAAAGCAGCAATCAATATCGCCGATATGGATCGGAATTTTTTCCACGATGCGAGCCTGACAATAGCGCAGCATCCCTCTGAAACTGAGCAACGCATGATGCTGCGGCTTTTAGCATGGATCTGCCACGCTGATGAAAATCTGCGCTTTACCAAAGGGCTTAGCGCAGATGACGAACCAGAAATCTGGCGACGTAATGATACGATGGAGCTGGAATTGTGGATTGAGTTAGGCCTGCCGGACGAAAAACGTCTGAAGAAAGCCTGCAATCAGTCCCGTGCCGTGGTGCTGTATGCCTACAGCGAGCGTGCGGCACAGGTTTGGTGGAATGCGATATCGAATAAGGTCTCTGGATACAAGAATCTGGCTGTCCGATTTTTAGATGACAATCAACTGGCTCAGCTTGCCGGACTGGTTCAGCGCACCATGTCACTACAGGCAACGATCCAGGATGGTACGATCTGGTTGTCTGACGATAAGAATAGTCTTGAAATAACATTTTCTGAGTGGAAAATTCCTCAGACTCAGGGATGATAACAAGTTGGGTACGTTACAGCGTATTGAGTAAGAACGGGAAAACAGGACAGAGGGACAGAAAAATAATGATGAAAAAACTGGCTATCGGTGTGCTGTTGATTGCGGGGATTTCTGGGTTGATCGGGTGTCATACCCGTTCACAAGTTCAGGAAGAGCCCCTTAAACCAATGGCGCAAAGCTATCGTGGCGTTTTACCCTGTGCAGACTGCGGAGGGATTGATACGTCACTGTTTTTGGAAAAAGACGGGACTTTTGTTCTGCGTGAACAGTATCAAACGACGAGAGAAGGCAACAACACGTTCGCTTCCTATGGGCAATGGCGGCGCACCGCGGACAAGCTGGTCCTGACGGATAGTGCGGGCGAAAAACGTTACTTCCGCCCAGTTGATAGCGCCCTTGAAATGTTGGATCAACAAGGTTTGCCCATCAATTCATCTCTTCCTCGTCAACTGACAGCAACCGAGCAGCCGCTGCCAAATACGCCGATGGTAATGAAGGGAATGTATCGCTATATGGCGGATGTCGCGACCTTCTCTGACTGCGCGACAGGAAAGACTTTTGTGATGGATGACAGTGCGGAGTTGGAAAGAGAATATTTTCGCGTGAGAGAGAAAGCTGCGGAACCGGTATTACTTGTTCTCACTGCGCATTTTGCCGTTATTCCGTCGATGGAAGAGGGGCAAATGGTGAAGGCAGTTGTCCCTAACGGGGGCGATAAAGTACGTATGAAGGCACGAGAAAACTGCGATACACAGATAGACTGATTCGGCATTTAAAAGAAAAAGGCACTGATTTTCAGTGCCTTTTTCGTTCTGACTCGCGTTAGAGCATTTTCTTTAGCTGATAAAGCCAATCTAGCGCCTGACGTGGCGTGAGTGCATCAGGATCAATGGCTTCCAGCGCTTCTATCGCCGGTGACGGTTCATCATTACTCAACAGCGCTAGCTGCGCGCCATCGATATGGCTGGATGACGCGTTATTCGATAACGTTTCCAGCTCTTTCAGCTTCTGACGTGCACGTTTAATCACTTCTTTCGGTACACCCGCAAGTGCGGCGACGGCTAGACCGTAACTTTTGCTGGCTGCACCGTCTTGTACGCTGTGCATAAAGGCAATGGTATCGCCGTGCTCGCGTGCATCCAGATGGACATTCACCACGCCTTCCATTTTTTCCGGTAGGGTGGTTAGTTCAAAGTAGTGCGTTGCAAACAGCGTCATGGCTTTGATGCGGTTTGCCAGATTCTCTGCACAGGCCCATGCCAGCGACAGACCGTCGTAGGTTGAGGTGCCGCGACCGATTTCGTCCATCAGTACCAGACTGTTTTCCGTAGCGTTGTGCAGAATATTCGCCGTTTCCGTCATTTCTACCATGAAAGTGGAACGGCCAGATGCCAGATCGTCTGCGGCGCCCACGCGGGTGAAAATACGGTCGACGGGGCCAATGACCGCCTGATCCGCTGGCACAAAGCAGCCGATATGCGCCATCAGCACAATCAGTGCCGTCTGACGCATATAGGTACTTTTCCCCCCCATGTTGGGACCAGTAATGATCAACATACGACGCTGTGGCGAGAGCGATAGGGGATTCGAAATAAACGGCTCACGCAGTACTTGCTCGACGACGGGGTGACGACCGCCTGTAATTTTGATGCCGGGTTTGTCACTCAGCGTCGGGCAGACGTAATTTAGCGTATCGGCTCGCTCGGCCAAGTTTGCTAACACATCCAACTCGGCCAGTGCTGCTGCACTTTGCTGGAGTTCCGCTAAATGAGGCAACAGCAAATCAAAAAGTTCATCGTAGAGCGCTTTTTCCAGCGCCAGTGCCTTGCCCTTTGAGGTCAGAACCTTGTCTTCGTATTCTTTCAGCTCGGGAATGATGTAGCGTTCGGCATTTTTCAGCGTCTGGCGACGGACATAGTGGATCGGCACCAGATGGCTCTGGCCTCGGCTAACTTGAATGTAATAGCCGTGCACACCATTGAAGCCGACTTTCAGCGTATCAAGCCCCAGTTTTTCACGCTCGCGAATTTCCAGACGGTCCAGATAATCGCTGGCGCCGTCAGCCAACGCACGCCACTCATCCAATTCGGCATGGTAGCCCGGTGCGATGACCCCACCGTCGCGTACCAGCACCGGCGGTGCTTCGACAACGGCGCGTTCCAGCAAATCACGCAGTTCATCAAATTGGCCAATCAGGCTGACCAAACGGCGAACGGAGTCGGTCTCCAACGGCGCAAGCTGTTCGCGAATATCGGGAAACTGCTGGAAAGCGTGGCGCATACGCGCGAGATCGCGTGGGCGTGCTGTGCGTAAAGCAAGGCGTGCCAGAATACGTTCCAGATCGCCGACCTGCCGCAAATAGGGTTGTAAATCGGGCGTGATCTCCTGTAACGCACTGATGGCCTGTTGGCGCTGTTTGAGCGCATCAACATCGCGGCTAGGCATATGAATCCAGCGCTTCAGCATCCGGCTGCCCATTGCCGTCACGGTGCAGTCCAGCACGGCAGCCAGCGTATTTTCCACACCACCAGACAGATTTTGTGTCAGTTCAAGGTTACGACGCGTCGCCGCATCCATGATGATGCCGTCCTGTTGGCGCTCCATCGTAATGCCACGAATATGTGGCAGCGAAGTACGTTGGGTGTCTTTCGCGTATTGCAGCAGGCATCCTGCTGCCCGCAGCGCGAGTTTTGCCTGCTCGACGCCAAAACCGGTTAGATCGCGAGTACCAAATTGCAGGTTAAGCTGCTGGCGCGCGGTATCGGGTTCAAATTCCCACAGCGGACGGCGGCGGAGTCCATGACGATTTTCGATTAAATCCGTGGACTCAAAGGATTCTGGGTAGAGTAATTCTGCTGGATTGGTGCGCTGTAGCTCGGCTGCCATGGTTTCCCGGTCTGCCGGTTCGCTCACGCGAAAACGCCCAGAGCTGATGTCCAGCGTAGCGTAGCCAAATCCCCGGCTGTCCTGCCAGAGCGCTGCCAGCAGGTTATCCTGCTTTTCCTGCAACAGTGCTTCGTCGCTGATGGTGCCCGGTGTGACGATGCGTACGACTTTGCGCTCAACGGGACCTTTGCTGGTGGCGGGATCGCCAATCTGCTCGCAGATAGCGACGGACTCACCCATTTGCACCAGTCTGGCAAGGTAGTTCTCGACGGCATGATGAGGAACGCCCGCCATCGGGATCGGTTCCCCTGCGGAAGCGCCGCGTTTTGTCAGCGAGATATCCAACAGTTGAGAAGCCCGTTTGGCATCGTCATAGAACAGCTCGTAAAAATCGCCCATGCGGTAAAACAGCAGAATTTCTGGATGCTCAGCCTTTAGCCTAAAATACTGCTGCATCATTGGTGTGTGGGCGGTGAAGTCCTTCTCTGTGGCTTCATTCATATTGATTTTACTCAGTCTTAACGCTTTTGTTCGTTCAGATGATAGCGCAGGGTTGGATGGTCAACCTTCCTGATGGCCCGTCACCTGAGCATTGAAATGGAATGCCAGAAGTATACTGGCTGGCAGATGAAAAACATCACCTGCGAGTGCGCTATCTTACCATTGATAGCCGTTATTTGACGTCAACGCGACGTTACCAGACTGAGACAAGGATGCGTATCCGATTTTTCCACTATTGTTGGAGTGCGCGAGGCGGCTCGCAAGTTTTCCCGACATCGGTGTGATGCCTCGCGCTTATTCCTTATTCTGCGTTTGCTTCGATATCCTGGATTTTCCGCCAGCTAGGCAGATTTTTCAGCCGCTGCGCATAGCGTTGAATATTGGGGAAACGATCGGCTGGAACGAGCCGTTCCACGACGGTATTGATAACGAAACCGAGCATAATATCTGCGCCAGTTAGCGTATCGCCCACGATAAATTCTCTTGAAGACAGTGTGTCGTCTAAAAATGAAAAGACTTTATCGAATTCGTTGTCAGCGTAACGTTCAAGGAAATTCAGTGTGGTGCCAGTGTTCTTTTCAAATTCGCCAAAGATCTTCAATAAAACCGGCAACATGGCGGAACTTTCTGCAAAGTGTACCCACTGAAGATAATCAATATATTCGGCTGTGCTTGCATCTGGGGCTAAGTGTTTTGCGTGGCGATTGATCAGGTATTCAACAATCGCGCCGGATTCTGCGATGATTTTGCCATCTTCTTCAATCAACGGTGATTTACCTAAAGGATGTATCGCTTTCAATGATGCGGGTGCCAGATGCGTTTTCTCATCCCGCTGATATCTGACAAGTTCATAAGGTATCCCGGCTTCTTCAAGTAACCAGAGGATACGAACAGACCGAGAATCATTAAGATGGTGTAATTTTAATCCCATATTACGCTTCCTTAAATTCTGATGATTTGAGCTACTACGTGTATTGATTTCAGGTAATACACGTAGGGTAGCGATTCCGATGATTCACGGCTAACAAGGCTATTTTTGTAGGGGCATAAATATTTTTATAAGGTGGTTGTATCTTCTCTGGTGGATAAGAACATGACCTGCGATTACCGCACCACACACATCGGTTGGCCTGATACCGGCTCGGCGTGGATCTCCGCATCGATGCTGAATACCTGTTGCAGTAGCTCCGGTTTCATCACCTCGTGCGGTGACCCCTGTGCTATCACGCGTCCGCCTGCCAGCATGACCAAATGATCGCAGTAGCGGCTGGCCTGATTCAAATCGTGCAGGACGGTCACGACCGTTTTTTCGGCCTGATTGAGTTCGCGCAGCAGTTTCATTAATTCGACCTGATGATTGATGTCGAGATAGGTGGTGGGTTCATCGAGCAGTACGACGGGCGTATCCTGCGCCACCAGCATTGCCAGAAACGCTCGTTGGCGCTGCCCGCCGGACAAATCGGTCAGCCGTCTTTCTGCCAGATCGACAATGTGTGTTTTCTCCATCGCGAGTTGCACGCGCTGACGATCGTCCTGTGATAACCGTCCCCATAGTGATAGCCAAGGGCTGCGCCCGTAGGCCACCATATCACGTACGGTGATCCCCTCTGGCGTGAGGTGGTGCTGTGGTAACAGCGCCAGATGGCGCGAGAGCTGGCGAGCGGAAAACGCAGAGAGCGGTTTTCCATCAAGCAGGATAGCGCCGGACTTCGGGGTAAGCAGCCTGGCGAAACACTTTAGCAGCGTTGACTTACCGCAGCCGTTAGGGCCGATCAGGGCGGTGATTTTTCCGCTGGGGAGCGATAACGACAGGCTATCAAGAATGCGTTTGTCGCCATAGCCCGCCGTCAGGTTTTGTGTTGTCAGTTCCATTTAGCGCATTCTCATAAGAAGCCAGAAAAACCAAGGCGCACCGATAATCGCGGTGAGTACCCCTGCGGGTAATTCCATCGGCGGATTGATCGTGCGTGCAAGCAGATCGGCAAGCAGTAGCACCAGCGCACCAGCAACGGCGGAAGTCGGAAGAAGCCAGCGGTGCCGTCCTCCCACCAAATGTCGGATCAAATGCGGCACCACGAGGCTGATAAAGCCGATGGGGCCGCAGACGGCAACGCTGGTCGCGGCGAGTGCCACGGCGAGTGCCAATCCCCAGAATTGGATACGTCTGATATTGACACCCAGCGTGCTGGCGCGGTCATCGCCCAGCGCCAGTAAATCCAGATCGCGGCAAAAACGCAGGCTGAGTGGAATCAATACGCAAAGGATGGGCAGTGCAACTATGACGAATGACCCGTCGCGTCCCCATAGGCTACCCGTCAACCACAGCAGCGCATTGTTGATATCCTGCGGGCGGGAGAGAATCAGGTAATCGGTGACGCTTGCCCAGGTGGCGGACAGCGCCACGCCGATGAGTGCCAGCCGCATGGGGGATGAGGCTCCCGCGATAAGGCGCAGAATCAGCAGTCCGGCGATGCCGCCGATGAACGCGAGAAGCGGCAACCAGAGCACGGGCAGTGAAGGCACCAGCATCAGTGTACTGACGGTTGCCAGACTCGCCGCGTGGTTTACGCCGAGAATATCCGGTGAGGCCAGTGGATTACGCACAATCCCTTGCACCAGTACGCCGGAAATGGCCAGCGCTGCGCCGACGAACAGCGCCAGCAGCACACGAGGTAAGCGATACTGTGTCAGCACATAATGATGTTCATTGGCGTTGTGCCAGCCGTTTATCAATGCTGACCACGGTAGCGGAATCGCTCCCATACGTAGTGACAGAATGCAGATGGTGAGCAGTATCAGCGCGATCGAAATAAACACCGTGATGGGGCGCATTATCCTCGTTTCCTTGCGAGCCAGACAAAACAGGGGGCACCAATGAGTGCCAGCACGGCACCGGCAGGGAGTTCGCCCGGCCAGGCAAGCGCGCGAGCAAGCAGATCGGCCAATAACATAAACGCCGCACCCAGCAGCATGCTCATCGGGAGCATTTTTCTCTGATCGTAGCCGATCCAGAAACGTGCCAGATGCGGTATTAGCAAACCGATAAATGCTACCGGGCCCGCTACGCTGACGCAGGCTCCCACGAGTATCAGTACCGCCAGATTGAGGAGCAGGCGCAGACGGCCTAAGTTGGCGCCCAGCGTATGGGCGCTCACGTCACCGATATTCAGCAGGTTGAGCTGGTTCGCCATCAGCAGTACAACCGGAGTGACGATGATGACAAAGGGGAAGAGTTGCCAGAATTCCACCCAGCGTGCGTGGGAGACACCGCCCGCCAGCCAGTAAAAAATACCATAGGCGTGATCTTCCGCCAGCAGAAGCGTAATCCGCGTTAAGGCCATGCACAATGCGGATAGCGCGACGCCAGCCAGAATCAGTCGATTGCGGTCGAGTGTTTGTCGCCAGCCACCGCCTGCGGCCATCACCATTAACCAGCAGAGACCACCGCCGATAGCGGCAACAAAGGCAATAGGGTAACCGGATAGCGAAGACGCAAAAGCGCTAGTCAGTGCCATCGCCAGCGCGGCGCCGCTGTTGATACCGAGTAAAGAAGGGGAGGCCAAAGGATTATGGGTCAGGGTTTGAAGCAGAGAGCCGGACAGCGCCAAACTGGCACCGATCAAGACGGCAACCAGACTGCGTGGCAAGCGCAAGTTGAGTACCAGCGTCTCCGGTAGCGAAGACGGCGATCCCGTCATCAGGACTTTTATGGCACTCAATGCGGGAATGGGGATGGCGGAATAACAGAACAGGCTGAGCCAGAATACGCCCAGCAGTACTGTTATCGGCAATCCCCAACGCCAGAACGGATGGAAATTTCCCCTCATTGCTCGCTGCTGATGCTAACGGGCTGATGTTTAAAAATCTTCACTGTATCGCTGCCGATGCGTTCCGCGGCAAAAATACCGCGCATCCGTGCCCAGGCATTGCTGTCGACGGCCGCAATCTGCTGTTTTTGCTGGGCTTCCAACATGTTCCAGAGCGCATCTTGCTGCCAGCGTTTCACAATACTTTCTTCGCGATAGTGCGTCACAATGAGCCACTGTGGGTTAATCGCCAGCAGTTGTTCCAAATTGATGGAGGCCATCGGAGCATTGTTGATAGGTTTCGGCACGCTCAGACCGAGGGCAGCCAGCACGCTGCCGGTGTAGGCCTCGCTGGAATACAGGTTAAACTGCTGCTCGCGCGAGGTGCCAAAGGCGACGCTCGTTCCTTTTGGAAGCTGGTCGGCGTAGGTTTTCATTGTCTCACGATGCTGGGCGAGGCGGGTCTGCATCGCGCTGTCTTTCCCCAGCACCTTGCCGATGATCTCCGCCGAATGCAGGTTCTCTTCATAGGTTTCGTTACGTGATTTCAGCAGCAGTACCGGCGCGATCGCTTTCAGCGCCGCGTAAATACCGCTATGGCGGCTGCTGTCGGCGATAATCAAATCAGGCTTCAGCGCGCTGATAGCTTCCAGACTCGGCTGTGCGCGCGTTCCCACGGAGTGCCACGGCTTAAGATGTTCACGGACTTCCGCCAGAATTCGGTCAGGATCGTTGTCATCGGCGATACCGACTGGGCTGACGTCTATTGCAGCCAGCGCATCGGCAAAAGAAAGTTCCAGCACCACAATGCGCTGAGGCGGTGTGTCGAGGGTAAAGGAACCCTGTTCATCTTGTACCGTGACGGCATGGGCGCGACCCAATCCGAACAGGCAAAGTGTTGCAATCAGTGCAACGCGAATTAGAGCAGACATAGCGTAACTCCATAATGGTCATTATCGTGAACGAGAGTCAGGCCGGGCATTTGCCCGGCGCGAACGTGTGACTGTCAGAATTTCAGCGAGCCCTGCATGTAGAAAGTGCGCGGCTGGCCAGCATAAATCCCTTTGTTGTTGTCATCGCTGTTCGAGCGCGTGTAGTAATCATGGTCGAACAGGTTTTTCACACCAAAGGCCAGATTGAGATCGGAGAGCTGCGGGCCAAAGTCATAGGCCGCACGCGCGCCCCACAGCATAAAGCCGGGGAGTCGTCCGGCGCTGCCATCGGCGCTTTCGGCAATGGTGTTAGCGTTATTGGCGAATTGGCTGGACTGGAACTCACTGTTTAGGTTGAACGTCCAGTTGCCCGGTTGGTAATCGACGCCGAATCCACCCCGGTGTTTTGAAGAGAAGGGCACCTGATTACCGTAGGTATCACCCGCTTCGCGAATTTCAGCATTTACGTAGGCATAGCGCGCATAAACCGACACCGCCTCTAAGCGGGGCGACAGCTCGGCGAGACTATAGCGTGCCTGCGTTTCCAGCCCGGAATGGCGAGTTTTTCCCCGTGTGGTGACGGTGTTGTTGGTCTGATTGGAATCATACTGGTTATTAAAGTTAACCAGGAAGACGCCCATTTCTGCGGTCAGCGCGCCATCGTCGTAGCGGGTACCCACTTCCCAGGTACGTGCTTTTTCTGGCTCCACTTTGCCGCTTTGAGCAGCCTTGCCAATTCGGCTGTACTGTACGGTGCCGAATGATCCTTCAGTGTTCGCATAAAGATTCCAGCTTTCGTTAACGTGGTAGAGCACGTTCAGGGCAGGCAGCGGCGCGTTGTAGCTGACCGCTTCGCCGGTGCCTTTCAGCGTATTGTCCTGATGAGATTTGATGTGCTCGAAACGCATTCCCGGCGTAATCGTCCAGTTGCCAATATCAACGCGATCGTCAATGTACCAGGCGTGCGCCTCTGTACCCGCCCGGGTTTCGCGGTCGATGGGGCTGTTGGTACTTGGCAGCGTCTTGCTCGCGGTATTGGTGAAGTAACGCACCTCATGGGTGGATTCGCTGACATAGCGGTAGCCGACGCCGACTTCATGCGCTGAGGAGCCGAGGGTAAAACTTTGGCTGTAGCGGGGCTCGATGCCACGTACCCAATATTCACGCGGCGACAGGGTAATGATGGAATTCTGTTCCAGATAGCCACTGCGCAGCGTGCGCGTGTAGAAGCCCTGAATATTGAATTTATGCTGCTGATCCGGCTGGTATTGATAGCCCAGACTGGCAAGCTGACGACGCCCCCAGAAGCGATCGTACGGACGCGTTGACTGCCAGCGGTCGGTATTATAATCGGCACGGGATAGGCCGCCTGGCATATCGGCGCTGCCATCATAATATTGCAGCAGGCTGTTAAAGGTGTGTACCTCGTTCGGTGCGTAGCGGCTTTTTAGCATCACGTCGTCAATACGCGTCGCGCTGTGTTCGCGCCAGTCGCTGCCGCGTGTGCCTGAATAGAGCAACGCCGAACCGAAACCGTTATCTGCCGTGCCGCCAACCAACAGGTTGTGGGTTTCTTTCGGGTTGTGCTGTGAGGACGTCGGGCTGTATTGGCCTTCTACGCCAGCATGAATGCCAAACGCTTTCGGGATCGCCCGAGTGACGAAGTTCACGACGCCGCCGACGCTCTGCGGCCCGTAGCGCACGGCACCGCCGCCGCGTACCACGTCAACGGCATCCATATTGCCCAGGGAGATGGGGGCGAGGGACAGTTGTGGCTGGCCGTAAGGTGCAAACGGCACCGGAATACCGTCCATTAGAACGGTGGAGCGGCTAGCCAGACGCGGGCTGAGACCACGAATACCGAAATTCATAGCTAGATCGTGACTACCCGTACCGTTATTTTCTGGCGCATATACGCCCGGCATGCGATTTAAGACATCGCGCATGGTGGTGGCACCGGTCTTGGCGAAATCTTCACGGCGGATCACATCACGCGCGCCTGCATGTTCAAAGACGTCATTTTCACGCGCTTCCCCCAACCAGTCGCCGACGACTGTCAGCGTTTCTTCTGCTGCTGCTGCCGGGATGGGTTCAAGCGTCCAGGCGTTATCGCCCAGCGCTTTCAGTTGCAGACCGCTCCCCGCAAGTAGGGCTTTCAAACCGCCGTCAACGGTGTAGTCGCCGTGCAGGCCGTTGCTACGTTTTCCCTGCGTCAGGCTGGCATCCACTGACAGCGTAATGCCGCTGCGGGCGGCGTAGTGGTTGAGCGCTTTATCTAAATCACCCGCCGCAATGTCGTAGCGTGCAGTGGCAGGCACCGTTGCGGCGTAGGCTATCCCTGTCGTGATACCGACTGTCGGCAGCAAGCTGAGCTGTATCGCCATCGCTAAAGGGGTTGCTTTGCGAAAGGCGCGTAAGAGCGTCATAACGTCTCCATCATCATTTTTGTTGTATATACCTAAGTCGAACGAGAGGGAGAAAAAGGACAATCAAGAATGATAATTTTTTTCGTTATCGTTTAGTTTGCGGAAGGATGTTGACCCAGTAACGCGTAATGTACTGAATTTTAACCGGAAGGGTTTTCTCAATCACGTGTAGAACGGTGTCGGTATTTTTCAGCGGAAAGGTGCCGCTTAGCCGCAGCGTTGCGACCTCTGGGCTACAGCGCAGTAC is a window of Pectobacterium punjabense DNA encoding:
- a CDS encoding YaeQ family protein, which codes for MALKATVYKAAINIADMDRNFFHDASLTIAQHPSETEQRMMLRLLAWICHADENLRFTKGLSADDEPEIWRRNDTMELELWIELGLPDEKRLKKACNQSRAVVLYAYSERAAQVWWNAISNKVSGYKNLAVRFLDDNQLAQLAGLVQRTMSLQATIQDGTIWLSDDKNSLEITFSEWKIPQTQG
- the nlpE gene encoding envelope stress response activation lipoprotein NlpE (NlpE, an outer membrane lipoprotein, interacts directly with CpxA, the sensor histidine kinase of the Cpx system for response to envelope stress.): MKKLAIGVLLIAGISGLIGCHTRSQVQEEPLKPMAQSYRGVLPCADCGGIDTSLFLEKDGTFVLREQYQTTREGNNTFASYGQWRRTADKLVLTDSAGEKRYFRPVDSALEMLDQQGLPINSSLPRQLTATEQPLPNTPMVMKGMYRYMADVATFSDCATGKTFVMDDSAELEREYFRVREKAAEPVLLVLTAHFAVIPSMEEGQMVKAVVPNGGDKVRMKARENCDTQID
- the mutS gene encoding DNA mismatch repair protein MutS, translating into MNEATEKDFTAHTPMMQQYFRLKAEHPEILLFYRMGDFYELFYDDAKRASQLLDISLTKRGASAGEPIPMAGVPHHAVENYLARLVQMGESVAICEQIGDPATSKGPVERKVVRIVTPGTISDEALLQEKQDNLLAALWQDSRGFGYATLDISSGRFRVSEPADRETMAAELQRTNPAELLYPESFESTDLIENRHGLRRRPLWEFEPDTARQQLNLQFGTRDLTGFGVEQAKLALRAAGCLLQYAKDTQRTSLPHIRGITMERQQDGIIMDAATRRNLELTQNLSGGVENTLAAVLDCTVTAMGSRMLKRWIHMPSRDVDALKQRQQAISALQEITPDLQPYLRQVGDLERILARLALRTARPRDLARMRHAFQQFPDIREQLAPLETDSVRRLVSLIGQFDELRDLLERAVVEAPPVLVRDGGVIAPGYHAELDEWRALADGASDYLDRLEIREREKLGLDTLKVGFNGVHGYYIQVSRGQSHLVPIHYVRRQTLKNAERYIIPELKEYEDKVLTSKGKALALEKALYDELFDLLLPHLAELQQSAAALAELDVLANLAERADTLNYVCPTLSDKPGIKITGGRHPVVEQVLREPFISNPLSLSPQRRMLIITGPNMGGKSTYMRQTALIVLMAHIGCFVPADQAVIGPVDRIFTRVGAADDLASGRSTFMVEMTETANILHNATENSLVLMDEIGRGTSTYDGLSLAWACAENLANRIKAMTLFATHYFELTTLPEKMEGVVNVHLDAREHGDTIAFMHSVQDGAASKSYGLAVAALAGVPKEVIKRARQKLKELETLSNNASSSHIDGAQLALLSNDEPSPAIEALEAIDPDALTPRQALDWLYQLKKML
- a CDS encoding glutathione S-transferase family protein; its protein translation is MGLKLHHLNDSRSVRILWLLEEAGIPYELVRYQRDEKTHLAPASLKAIHPLGKSPLIEEDGKIIAESGAIVEYLINRHAKHLAPDASTAEYIDYLQWVHFAESSAMLPVLLKIFGEFEKNTGTTLNFLERYADNEFDKVFSFLDDTLSSREFIVGDTLTGADIMLGFVINTVVERLVPADRFPNIQRYAQRLKNLPSWRKIQDIEANAE
- the fecE gene encoding Fe(3+) dicitrate ABC transporter ATP-binding protein FecE, whose product is MELTTQNLTAGYGDKRILDSLSLSLPSGKITALIGPNGCGKSTLLKCFARLLTPKSGAILLDGKPLSAFSARQLSRHLALLPQHHLTPEGITVRDMVAYGRSPWLSLWGRLSQDDRQRVQLAMEKTHIVDLAERRLTDLSGGQRQRAFLAMLVAQDTPVVLLDEPTTYLDINHQVELMKLLRELNQAEKTVVTVLHDLNQASRYCDHLVMLAGGRVIAQGSPHEVMKPELLQQVFSIDAEIHAEPVSGQPMCVVR
- the fecD gene encoding Fe(3+) dicitrate ABC transporter permease subunit FecD codes for the protein MRPITVFISIALILLTICILSLRMGAIPLPWSALINGWHNANEHHYVLTQYRLPRVLLALFVGAALAISGVLVQGIVRNPLASPDILGVNHAASLATVSTLMLVPSLPVLWLPLLAFIGGIAGLLILRLIAGASSPMRLALIGVALSATWASVTDYLILSRPQDINNALLWLTGSLWGRDGSFVIVALPILCVLIPLSLRFCRDLDLLALGDDRASTLGVNIRRIQFWGLALAVALAATSVAVCGPIGFISLVVPHLIRHLVGGRHRWLLPTSAVAGALVLLLADLLARTINPPMELPAGVLTAIIGAPWFFWLLMRMR
- the fecC gene encoding iron-dicitrate ABC transporter permease FecC, which produces MRGNFHPFWRWGLPITVLLGVFWLSLFCYSAIPIPALSAIKVLMTGSPSSLPETLVLNLRLPRSLVAVLIGASLALSGSLLQTLTHNPLASPSLLGINSGAALAMALTSAFASSLSGYPIAFVAAIGGGLCWLMVMAAGGGWRQTLDRNRLILAGVALSALCMALTRITLLLAEDHAYGIFYWLAGGVSHARWVEFWQLFPFVIIVTPVVLLMANQLNLLNIGDVSAHTLGANLGRLRLLLNLAVLILVGACVSVAGPVAFIGLLIPHLARFWIGYDQRKMLPMSMLLGAAFMLLADLLARALAWPGELPAGAVLALIGAPCFVWLARKRG
- a CDS encoding Fe(3+) dicitrate ABC transporter substrate-binding protein FecB; this translates as MSALIRVALIATLCLFGLGRAHAVTVQDEQGSFTLDTPPQRIVVLELSFADALAAIDVSPVGIADDNDPDRILAEVREHLKPWHSVGTRAQPSLEAISALKPDLIIADSSRHSGIYAALKAIAPVLLLKSRNETYEENLHSAEIIGKVLGKDSAMQTRLAQHRETMKTYADQLPKGTSVAFGTSREQQFNLYSSEAYTGSVLAALGLSVPKPINNAPMASINLEQLLAINPQWLIVTHYREESIVKRWQQDALWNMLEAQQKQQIAAVDSNAWARMRGIFAAERIGSDTVKIFKHQPVSISSEQ
- the fecA gene encoding TonB-dependent Fe(3+) dicitrate receptor FecA, whose amino-acid sequence is MTLLRAFRKATPLAMAIQLSLLPTVGITTGIAYAATVPATARYDIAAGDLDKALNHYAARSGITLSVDASLTQGKRSNGLHGDYTVDGGLKALLAGSGLQLKALGDNAWTLEPIPAAAAEETLTVVGDWLGEARENDVFEHAGARDVIRREDFAKTGATTMRDVLNRMPGVYAPENNGTGSHDLAMNFGIRGLSPRLASRSTVLMDGIPVPFAPYGQPQLSLAPISLGNMDAVDVVRGGGAVRYGPQSVGGVVNFVTRAIPKAFGIHAGVEGQYSPTSSQHNPKETHNLLVGGTADNGFGSALLYSGTRGSDWREHSATRIDDVMLKSRYAPNEVHTFNSLLQYYDGSADMPGGLSRADYNTDRWQSTRPYDRFWGRRQLASLGYQYQPDQQHKFNIQGFYTRTLRSGYLEQNSIITLSPREYWVRGIEPRYSQSFTLGSSAHEVGVGYRYVSESTHEVRYFTNTASKTLPSTNSPIDRETRAGTEAHAWYIDDRVDIGNWTITPGMRFEHIKSHQDNTLKGTGEAVSYNAPLPALNVLYHVNESWNLYANTEGSFGTVQYSRIGKAAQSGKVEPEKARTWEVGTRYDDGALTAEMGVFLVNFNNQYDSNQTNNTVTTRGKTRHSGLETQARYSLAELSPRLEAVSVYARYAYVNAEIREAGDTYGNQVPFSSKHRGGFGVDYQPGNWTFNLNSEFQSSQFANNANTIAESADGSAGRLPGFMLWGARAAYDFGPQLSDLNLAFGVKNLFDHDYYTRSNSDDNNKGIYAGQPRTFYMQGSLKF